The Ostrinia nubilalis chromosome 15, ilOstNubi1.1, whole genome shotgun sequence region ACCACGGAGGTGGCACGCCTGATGGTGAAGTGCGAGGGCGTCaaggcgctgtatgcaggccTGAGCGCGGGCCTGATGCGACAGGCTACTTACACCACCACTAGGCTCAGTACTTACCATCTGCTGAACGATTATTATAAGAGGTGAGCGAATTTTTTGTTCTAAGAGAGACCACTTTACGAAAAGAATAAGACTCTGTAGTCTATAGTCGGTCAATAGTTGGGCttgattctaatttgtatgaagaatcagccgataccaaatcgatgTAATGCGCACTTTgaatacatgtccatactgattaatatAACAGGCCGACCCAACTGTCGGTCGACAAAAAGTCCGTGGTTTGCGGTTAGGCTTTAACTTCCTAAAGCCATGAGAGTCGGAGTGTGCTCATGACTTCGAGGTATTCATTTTTCTAAACAGTTCTTACTAACAACGCcaataatattcataaaatgGTGTCTACGAATGACGGCACATTTAGCATCTTGGTGTGAAATGGTATTGAATTCGTATTTTTGTTTGTAGTTTCTCGAATCTAGAAATCTCTTGCTGTGCCGTCGTCACATCCCTATTCTTTTAGCACAAGACAAatacactatgcggaaaattGACCGAGAGAGCtcgcacaccgaagtatggaCGAGACACGGGTGACGGAAGGAGAAAGTAAACAAGATGCGTGTTTACACTTTACACTATTACGTTTTGATCAATTTAAGCCTAAaccccggtccgtgagcacgtagaattttgtccaatgacccctagctacccatccttatcgctcgcgcgtaattatattgctgtcgcgactgtgcgactggcacccgcagtgagtgtgcgagcgcgatagcaacataattacgcgcgagcgataaggatgggtagattggggtcattagacaaaattctacgtgctcacggaccagactatagtatacTTGCCCCATCTGACAGACACGTTCCCTCCACCAGGGAATACAACGTGCCAAAAGGCTCGAGCCTCAGCACGCACGACAAGGTGGTGATCGGCATATACGCGGGTCTCCTGGGCGCGCTGGTGGGCAACCCGTCGGAGGTGGCGCTGGTGCGCATGATGGCGGACGGCCCGCGCCTGTGCAGCCcgtgcccgcgcccgcgccgctaccGCAGCGTCTTCCATGCCTTCTACTGGTGAGAATTCTGAAAGAAAGAGGCTGTGACGCAGAAAGCACGTTAGGTACTTTTTACAGTCATTGGTGTTCTGTGGAGTGAACAAGACGCGAGACTGCAATGACATGACAGTATAATCTTCCATTGGGACAAAGATagtcttcactggttgggtggGTTTTATTTGCAGTCAAGCTATAGCTACACAGGTGTTGCAGCGACGGGAATAATCCCGTATTCGTAAGAAGACACTTCTACGTAACTACATAAAGCTGTTTAGAATAGGATACTTTGACAGTTGTGATTTGTGACGTTGGCTCGAGCCTCAGCACGCACGACAAGGTGGTGATCGGCATATACGCGGGTCTCCTGGGCGCGCTGGTGGGCAACCCGTCGGAGGTGGCGCTGGTGCGCATGATGGCGGACGGCCCGCGCCTGTGCAGCCcgtgcccgcgcccgcgccgctaccGCAGCGTCTTCCACGCCTTCTACTGGTGAGGCaccatcttcatcatcatcttttcagcTGCAGTATGTCCACGCCTTCTGCTGGTGAGACTAACTTCAGAGATTGTGTTGGTGCGCGCACTCTCGCCGTTACCAGAAAGTGTTGGATCGTCATCAGGTCACAAAACGAATACATTACAAAAGGAAGGATTTGGTGTACACTCTCCAAGCAGGCCTTTTTAGTGGCCTcgttttacgacatccacgacAAGAGCGGGGAAGTCTTCTAACCAATCCTACTTATTCTACTACTTTTCCGGAACAGAGACTTAGAAGTCACCAGAGCCATGATTCAGTTATTGCTTCAATGCTTCTTGTTGCAGTATTGTCCGCGAGGATGGAATACGCACTCTCTGGCGAGGCAGCACCTTGACTCTGAGCAGAGCGATGCTTGTGAGCGTTGCTCAAATTGGGACATATGCAGAGGTACGTCCACATTTGACAGACTACagcatcgttcgtttcagccaaatgacgtccacggctggacaaaggcctcacccaaggatttccataacgaccgcacctgcgctgcccgcatccaggctcttctcgCGGCTTtcccagatcgtcggtccacctagtgggaggcctgcccacgctacgtcttccggccttCGGTCGCGTATCAAGataaatactgtggcatcttgtGGTGTTGTAATAGGCGCTTTTTTGCAACGGAAATCTACATTGTGGTGTGCTGTCAACAGCCGTCAACGGTACCAAACTATGGGCATTCTGTTGTTCTTTTGTATGTAAAGGAGTGATTCTGTGATTGTACCTAATGGTAGAGCTGTAAAATTGAACACTACTGGCTTTTTCCTCCGTAGTCACTCCTGTGGAATTCTCAATCAAACAATCCTGAGGTTGTTGTCATTTATCTGATAAAATCAGACGATGGGTTACTGAAAAACATTACTTCTAGCTTGGATCCACTCATAGGTCTAGAATAGCAGGCCGGTATTGGCTCAATATTTTGTGTCGTTTCCCAAGAAAATGACATTTTTTTCCTGAACCAGGTGAATGAATTCTTGAGGCAGAACAAGATACTACAAGGCTATTACACTGCCCATTTTTTCACTTCTGTGGCGTCCAGTTTTGTGACCACAATACTATCACTGCCTATCGATCTCGTGAAAACAAGGtatctttattaatttgtatccATTATGCTTTCTTATTTATTCTTTCTGACGGTTCGGGGTGACTTCatttacttgaaaaaatcaGTGTCTTGAAAACGGGGCGGTTTACCTACTTTATGGCTCGAAAGTGTCGCTTGAGacaaaaatttttcaaaagtCATTTTACGTAGTTTTTTTGGTGCAACTGGTAGACTTAATGCTCATATCCCAATGAGATCCTTACAGAACGTACCCCCAGGCCCTTATCAGCAAGATTGTCTTGTAACAACAAAACCTTCCTATTTGTCTTACAATAACAAAAGTAAATTGTCCCTAGGTATCAAGTAAGAAGCGACACAATGACCCAAAAGGACATACTAAACGATATATTGGCACGAAAAGGCGTACGGTACCTTTGGAAAGGAGTAGGCCCTTACTTCATTCGGATGACGATGCACACTATTGGAACCCTGTTAATGTTCGAATACTTGACTGAAAAATTCTATAGAAAAGAGGacaaaaagaaataagaaaaagatGGATATTAAACTTATTTCTTTGAATTTAACTGATGAGAGATAAATAAGActgagaaaataaagaaatcagTCAAATCTCTAAATTAAATTGCAAATATAGATCCTATATTCGAACCAAACATtgcaattttataatttatgtgaatcttattgtattgttttgtaataacaCTGTATTTAGAATTGATAAGTGGGATGTTAtgtttatttcataaattatattGAATACAATGTTGAAATGAGATTTTATTTCAAGATATTCTCTATCAGCTTCTAGATTTGTTTCTTGTGTAACAGTACCAATGGAAACCTAGTCAAAATTAAAAGTTGTCAATTCATGATAAACGAACACATCACATACATGTTGTATTGGATTAAATACATAAAGTCATAGCTATTGGACATCGGGGAACGGTTGTTAGGTAGATGTGTTCATAGCGCGGCTAATACCTCCTTGTAGGGCTTCAATTAGCGACTATTGACACACTTAGGCACGACACAGGCAAATTGCAGTCCTACGTATACACGTCCCTCATTTAAACTGATGTAATTCTCTAAAACATTAATCTTACAAATAATTGTCGGTTTCAATTAATCGTGAACACAAAATGTTTCACCAACTCTACCGTACCATCAATCAATAAGTAAAGGTGACGTGTGTGGAAAAATTGTTGCTAAAACAGCGCAGTTTGATGAAATACAGTCTCGTCAAGTTCAAGTTATACTTGCTGAAGAAAAAGGCAAAAATGTTCAACCTGTATCAGCACATGAAACAGAATAATGAGGGTGGAAAGGAGCAGAAGGAACCAGAGTATACAGGACACGATAGATTCTACCAGGAGCGTCCCAGGACCAGTTATAGGAAGAAGAAACGTCGTGGAGCTTGCAGGAGAGCTCAGTCTGCTGCTGAACTAAATCCTGAATCCATCGCAGCTGCTAACAAGAGAAATGCTTTTCGGATACGCTCTGTCTCCACGGATAGAGAAGAAAGTGAAGGTATGTTGGCTAATGCTggttttctatattcaatcctaatccgaATCTGTCCGTCAACTGTTAAATTTCAATATGTTTTTGGTTAAAATATATACGattttcgatgtttttacattttcatgttgtttatttaaacaatattaaagtgcaATCAAAAATAATGGGTATGTGATCGAAAACAGATTCAAATTTGTCAGTTGCAATGTTgcaatccggatttggacacgGATTGAATATTGGAAACGGGCGTATATCTTTTCCATCTTCTTTCGTCTTATCTCTCCCTGATAAATTAGGTCTGTTACTACTTCTGTAGCGCATTATGGTCTTCCAACCTTTTGTAATGCTATTTTCAATTGCTGTTTCTGTTTTGGCTGGCCGCAGACGCTGGGAAGCAGGAAGATGCAGACGCTTGTAGTTCAAGTACTTCTTCTTTCTTCTCTATTTAGTACgctagcttcttttgacttatttGTTTCCCTCTCTCTAAAATGTAGAatatggtaggtaggtacgttagAACTAAATTATTCTACTTTAGATTTCGAATAATCCTTTACCTTTTCTCTTAACACAAATCTAAAGTtgattacatttaatttttagcgaaatattattactaattgtctatgtaattaaattcaaattacgcAAATGAAACAAGTTATTTTTGAATCAGTTAAATTGAGGAATGCCTAAgttcttttgtttattaaacTCAGTCGTTGAATTTGTGTTTACGGATTCTGACGATAGTGTATTTCTAGAAGAGAACTCGGAGCGTACGCCGCTGGTGGCACAGAAGATAGACTCGTTGGCCAAACTGTTGTTCAACAAATCCCTGATGGGTATAGGATCTGGAAAATCTTCACCGTCGGAACCACCGGCGTCACCAAGGTACGTATTGTTGTAATATTTTTCCACCAACTGTAAAATATGCGTTTGATGTCTTTTGCTACCGTTACTATCTCTTCTAACACAACTATTTGTTAATTATTGAATGAGTTCAAAATATAACTTGCTTGCTAATTTGTTAGAGTCGAACGGTCGATGGAGAGCTCAGCGGCTTTGACAATATGCACAGAATACTTGTCACAAACATCGAGGTGAGTTTAGACGAacatttacttatattttagtCCTTTAAGTAACATTTACAACAGCATAACGTATGTTTGATTGCTTCAAAGTCTTCAAACACAGTCCACTTGgctcttattttatttttattccaatttgCTTTAGTCCCGCACAATTTTCTACATGTTTTCTGGTCTATCTCGCTAGCCAGATTTTCCCTTTCATGTAGAATGACAAACTACttaaaagttaatatttttttaggtacGATCTAATTTCTCAACTGGGCGCCATCGGTTCACGCCCAAACAAACATTGGTTCGCCATTCACGACAACTCCATCAAAACTGACAGACTTCTCACTTTGGTAAGTGAAAAACTTAGTTTTGGATAATGTTAtattagtagggaatttagtgcaatgatttgtatggagacccctccactttggtatagaaggctcatttttgcaacagtggttctttgggtgctcctgagtggatttccgtcggtagacatcgggagccccccctgtggtagcagggggagggggggcaagtttccttccgccgcgcttcactttaaggcccatatcttcaaaactatgggtattagggcaagtgtggtatcattttcggataattaaaggatggcgaattcatttctagaacaaactttttcccttttcatacaaaaaaattgaaatattgagtaaaattcacaaaaatcaaaaagtatttttttaaataaacgtcgtttacttttaaaccactggagataatctaataaaaaaaatatgaccagaaagctacatttatcaggattataaaaatataacattgtatggtacttttttcgcaaaaagtaggtgaaaaaaattttttcttcaggacacagcgggcgaaatttattgcgcatcggaaaaatttttttattttatccatgaattcatactatttggttcataagcaagcaagaattattattttagaatttatttagagttgctggcacatcaatctaccgtgatttgtattttttcgtcaattgattttgaactctatgtgtaagacataaggttgaaaataatttaaatacattttaatattgaaaatatcataagaagaaagcactaaataaagaactttaatttgtctaaacgtcttaatgattattattattttaattaattaacacttatttgtacatactattgtaccagtgatttaacggaaaggtaagtgtgaggaaaatgaggtttcacaatcatagtacgggagatatttttagcacaaaggttacggctgtgacctttttagttgtttttttcagacagcaccagcttctgcactacttcttgcacttacatctcaccatttccaggcaagcctcggcagctacgggcaaaccggtccatgtaggctccatcttgctatcggctctggtccacccccaaccagtcctgcggtctatgtcattgtctttcaatcttggaatcggtaggtaaccccaaaatcgtgggggttaccagggggtgccttaggacttacgccgccactgtaaagatggccttgggaacgggaacgggcgtctactgtaaacacttcgaacatagtgaacgcttaaggaggtttgctacagtgtttcaagctgaattctacgctataatatgtgtgcactaaagaacagggttgtaaaaacgcaatatttacatcctgatccacagccaggcagcactcaaacaaaaagccatcgcctcagtgaaggttgagtctagaattattctagatgcaatcttaaagatgaacaaactcggaaggcatgaaagtgtccctgatgtgggatacctggacatacacggatcaaatgcaatgggagagccgacagtctagcgaaactagggtcagaggcgatacctatttggtcagaactgatacttacctttatctaacggcatacctcatggccataatatggccatatccaagaagcacagtgctgaatgggaaagctccaacgatataagataagcctctccaaatcattcctaaagggtcatggagaaaactcattaagcaTTAAGGTAtctaagcccaagcaattactggtacgcaaactgggcattatggaacgaaccacatgtcccacaaaatgggcctaacaacagaagacagctctcgagcatgtggaatacatgtggggtccatgaatcaatactgtaaggatgggtctgcttgggtcagcatatccggcatcagaagacttagaaggctttcactcagacgcttaattcacctaatgaataggattttttttgatgatagggaataaaaaatggagcataaagatcctaatgggtcgctgtggactacgcttagacctagcttagcttaggccctacataagataacccagacagcagcagcagctttgtatcagccttggttactggcagtatatcaagggattcgcgtataggatcaggtgcaagcaaccaactcgagtcttccctttacccgactggttgggggtggaccagagtcgatagcaagatggagcctacatggaccggtttgcccgtagctgccgaggcttgtctggaaatggtgagatgtaagtgcaagaagtagtgcagaagatggtgctgtctgaaaaaaacaactaaaacggtcacagccgtaaactttgtactaaaaatatctcccgtactatgattgtgaaacctcattttcctcacacttacttttccgttaaatcactggtacaatagtatgtacaaataagtgttaattaattaaaataataataatcattaagacgtttagacaaattaaagttctttatttagtgctttcttcttatgatattttcaatattaaaatgtatttaaattattttcaaccttatgtctcacacataagagttcaaaatcaattgacgaaaaaatacaaatcatggtagattgatgtgccagcaactctaaataaattctaaaataataattcttgcttgcttatgaaccaaatagtatgaattcatggataaaataaatatttttttccgatgcgcaataaaattcgcccgctgagtcctgaagaaaaaatttttttcacctactttttgcgaaaaacgtaccatacaatgttatatttttataatcctgataaatgtagctttcaggtcatattttttttattagattatctccagcggtttaaaagtaaacgacgtttatttaaaaaaaaaacttttttatttttgtgaattttactcaatatttcaatttttttgtatgaaaaggcaaaaaatttgttctagaaatgaattcgccatcctttaattatccgaaaatgataccacacttgccctaatacccatagttttgaagatatgggccttaaagtgaagcgcggcggaaggaaacttgccccccctccccctgctaccacagggggggctcccgatgtctaccgacggaaatccactcaggagcacccaaagaaccactgttgcaaaaatgagccttctataccaaagtggaggggttcttgcactaaattccctactatattTCTCCCACAGGTTAGAGAGTATGATTTTTCGACAGCGAACAAGCTTATGTATACCTAGcgcccgcccgcgacttcgtacgcatcaacgcatggatcccgttttacccccttagtggttgaattttgcaaaatcccatcttagtgagcacttacgttctaaaaggaaccccatgcaaaatttgagactcctagcacttgtattttctgagatttcgtgatgagtgagtgagtgagtcagtcagtcagtgacctttcgctttttttttaaatagagttCTTActttttttcatagatttttttataatttcacCTAGAGGGTTTGTCCATAAACCATAATATCCTGCACGGATCCATGTCATCACTCTGCTGGGTTTTCTCATTTGGATCTTCACCAGATGCCGCTGACCAACAAATGCCCAGTGGAGCCGACGGAGCGCTCCCGAGGCCTCATCATGGAGCTGTTCCGCGCCCTTCATCACCCATACATCTGTCCTGTTCTGGATTTGGAGCTCTGCAACGGGCATGCTTTAGCCGTGCTCCCTTTTAACTCTCGGGGCAGCTTGAAAGACCTCATCTACAAGGTAGAGTTCTTTTCTAAGCTTTCATAATAAACAGGTTTTGAAActttttttgaaaatgttaattgcaTGAAAGCTCTTTTACGtgtgtgtatgaatttgtagcaaTTCCGATTCCGATCGCCATTGCCGACGCAAATGCAAGCGTTGGTTTACCCGAAGCTTAAATTCAAGGCTAAGTTGTCCCTCATCCTGTTTGTAACTGGCTTTATTGCTCAGAGCACATGGAACGACGAGTACCCTCGCAAGTACGGTTCAACTGGTACCGGGCTTCCAGCGTGGCAGGTGGCTCGCTTCGGCCGCCAGATGCTGGAGGGACTGATGTTCCTTAAGGAGAAGGGGTtcccgcccttccgccacttgCACTCCGGCAACGTGGTGGTCCAAAATGGAGTGGCGCGGTAAGTATGATAGCTGCTGTTGTAACATCTTCCTCTTAgtcgtttcgctcttggcagagaGGTCGAGGCCATGAGGCGTTCACGTCGGTTGTACCTAGAAGCGGATACAGCTCTCCGCACGATATCCACCCTTTTTCCCTGTTAGCAGATTGCCTGGTGTAATCTGATACGCGGTTTCCCACTTTAAATTTTTGCATAGATTGTCATAGTTATTTCGAGTACTTAGgtccataaaattttaaaaaaagccCAGCTAGGTATTTAACTATCACCAAAGTCCAAACCTACCGCTCAGTCAGGAAATGAATGAAATTCATACCCACGAGTCGTGAATCTGTCTAACCCTTTTTTGGCTTCCAAAACCAAAAGAATCCAAAAGGTTGGTGACTCTTCCATAGATTTTGTACTCGTAAGACAAAGATAATTATAATCACTAGTTCGCTGACTCAATTGACCTATTTATTGATTACAAAAATCTAATATAACATTTTTAACAAACTAGGTTTTCAGACCTAGAATAGTTCGATTTTTGGAGGAGTTGTGCtggaattattgtttattggcGACA contains the following coding sequences:
- the LOC135079008 gene encoding mitochondrial 2-oxoglutarate/malate carrier protein-like isoform X1 is translated as MEKTPTELLIKTLPKSTKVLFGTVSGMLATAMVHPLDVIKVRLQLREKKLSTTEVARLMVKCEGVKALYAGLSAGLMRQATYTTTRLSTYHLLNDYYKREYNVPKGSSLSTHDKVVIGIYAGLLGALVGNPSEVALVRMMADGPRLCSPCPRPRRYRSVFHAFYCIVREDGIRTLWRGSTLTLSRAMLVSVAQIGTYAEVNEFLRQNKILQGYYTAHFFTSVASSFVTTILSLPIDLVKTRYQVRSDTMTQKDILNDILARKGVRYLWKGVGPYFIRMTMHTIGTLLMFEYLTEKFYRKEDKKK
- the LOC135079008 gene encoding mitochondrial 2-oxoglutarate/malate carrier protein-like isoform X2, with the translated sequence MEKTPTELLIKTLPKSTKVLFGTVSGMLATAMVHPLDVIKVRLQLREKKLSTTEVARLMVKCEGVKALYAGLSAGLMRQATYTTTRLSTYHLLNDYYKREYNVPKGSSLSTHDKVVIGIYAGLLGALVGNPSEVALVRMMADGPRLCSPCPRPRRYRSVFHAFYCIVREDGIRTLWRGSTLTLSRAMLVSVAQIGTYAEVSSKKRHNDPKGHTKRYIGTKRRTVPLERSRPLLHSDDDAHYWNPVNVRILD
- the LOC135079000 gene encoding slowpoke-binding protein isoform X2 — translated: MKYSLVKFKLYLLKKKAKMFNLYQHMKQNNEGGKEQKEPEYTGHDRFYQERPRTSYRKKKRRGACRRAQSAAELNPESIAAANKRNAFRIRSVSTDREESEEENSERTPLVAQKIDSLAKLLFNKSLMGIGSGKSSPSEPPASPRVERSMESSAALTICTEYLSQTSRYDLISQLGAIGSRPNKHWFAIHDNSIKTDRLLTLMPLTNKCPVEPTERSRGLIMELFRALHHPYICPVLDLELCNGHALAVLPFNSRGSLKDLIYKSTWNDEYPRKYGSTGTGLPAWQVARFGRQMLEGLMFLKEKGFPPFRHLHSGNVVVQNGVARICGLENTLIGALPRCPIALAAQTELVQAMSVGAVLFEMCAGAELDLALLPDLAPNYPNVVEIIEQIFGPRAPTVHELLLCEVFRKIDLREMKGSCLPNFSQRLSRSCLSLLGEVARRQPGSPRRRPAASGPASPASPATPPARRRHFAVDQDYTEEWQW
- the LOC135079000 gene encoding slowpoke-binding protein isoform X3, which produces MKYSLVKFKLYLLKKKAKMFNLYQHMKQNNEGGKEQKEPEYTGHDRFYQERPRTSYRKKKRRGACRRAQSAAELNPESIAAANKRNAFRIRSVSTDREESEDAGKQEDADACSSKENSERTPLVAQKIDSLAKLLFNKSLMGIGSGKSSPSEPPASPRVERSMESSAALTICTEYLSQTSRYDLISQLGAIGSRPNKHWFAIHDNSIKTDRLLTLMPLTNKCPVEPTERSRGLIMELFRALHHPYICPVLDLELCNGHALAVLPFNSRGSLKDLIYKSTWNDEYPRKYGSTGTGLPAWQVARFGRQMLEGLMFLKEKGFPPFRHLHSGNVVVQNGVARICGLENTLIGALPRCPIALAAQTELVQAMSVGAVLFEMCAGAELDLALLPDLAPNYPNVVEIIEQIFGPRAPTVHELLLCEVFRKIDLREMKGSCLPETFCSRSRLHRRMAVVIT
- the LOC135079000 gene encoding slowpoke-binding protein isoform X1 gives rise to the protein MKYSLVKFKLYLLKKKAKMFNLYQHMKQNNEGGKEQKEPEYTGHDRFYQERPRTSYRKKKRRGACRRAQSAAELNPESIAAANKRNAFRIRSVSTDREESEDAGKQEDADACSSKENSERTPLVAQKIDSLAKLLFNKSLMGIGSGKSSPSEPPASPRVERSMESSAALTICTEYLSQTSRYDLISQLGAIGSRPNKHWFAIHDNSIKTDRLLTLMPLTNKCPVEPTERSRGLIMELFRALHHPYICPVLDLELCNGHALAVLPFNSRGSLKDLIYKSTWNDEYPRKYGSTGTGLPAWQVARFGRQMLEGLMFLKEKGFPPFRHLHSGNVVVQNGVARICGLENTLIGALPRCPIALAAQTELVQAMSVGAVLFEMCAGAELDLALLPDLAPNYPNVVEIIEQIFGPRAPTVHELLLCEVFRKIDLREMKGSCLPNFSQRLSRSCLSLLGEVARRQPGSPRRRPAASGPASPASPATPPARRRHFAVDQDYTEEWQW